From one Anguilla rostrata isolate EN2019 chromosome 12, ASM1855537v3, whole genome shotgun sequence genomic stretch:
- the LOC135236304 gene encoding olfactory receptor 52H1-like — protein MDHFDMNSNISKATALLTMESLNLPPLGVYPAFVLGTAVYCFILFCNSMLVITIALHGSLHKPMHLLLFNLPINDMVGASAFFPQFIASILAQRRSISYPACVVQGMLIHLYGVGSLLILTVMAYDRYVAICSPLRYNAIMTNGNLVKIIAAMWLADFLVIGALFALLTRFDICRTLIVDMYCNNPTLMKLICEDTYINNYYGLFLTVLTQGGSLLVITYTYVQILLTCLLNKQSDAKSKAIQTCATHLVVFLFLEFNAFFTIIAHRLNSVSPYLRKSFGVSVLIFPPLLNPLIYGLKTKEIREKIKFFNKQVSHF, from the coding sequence ATGGACCACTTCGATATGAACTCCAACATCTCTAAGGCTACGGCACTCTTAACCATGGAATCTCTGAATTTACCCCCGCTGGGCGTCTACCCGGCCTTCGTCCTGGGAACAGCGGTGTACTGCTTCATCCTGTTCTGCAACAGCATGCTCGTCATCACCATAGCGCTGCACGGCAGTCTGCACAAACCCATGCACCTGCTGCTCTTCAACTTGCCCATAAACGACATGGTGGGGGCCTCCGCCTTCTTCCCTCAGTTCATCGCCAGCATTCTGGCCCAGAGGCGGTCCATCTCTTACCCAGCATGCGTTGTGCAGGGCATGCTCATACACCTGTACGGCGTGGGATCCCTGCTGATACTGACCGTGATGGCGTACGACAGGTACGTCGCCATCTGCAGCCCGCTGAGGTACAACGCCATCATGACCAACGGCAACTTGGTGAAGATCATCGCCGCCATGTGGCTCGCGGACTTCCTTGTGATCGGCGCGCTCTTTGCTCTGCTCACCCGCTTTGACATCTGCAGGACGCTCATAGTGGACATGTACTGTAACAATCCCACATTAATGAAGCTCATCTGTGAGGACACGTACATAAACAACTACTACGGGCTGTTCTTAACGGTTTTGACTCAGGGCGGGTCGCTGCTTGTGATCACGTATACGTACGTCCAAATCCTGCTCACCTGCTTGCTCAACAAGCAGTCTGACGCCAAGAGCAAAGCTATTCAGACGTGTGCCACACACTTAGTGGTCTTCCTGTTCTTGGAGTTCAACGCATTCTTTACTATAATCGCACATCGTTTGAACAGCGTCTCCCCATATTTGAGGAAGTCTTTCGGAGTCTCAGTATTaatctttcctcctctccttaaCCCCTTAATATATGGCCTCAAAACTAAAGAAATTCGAGAGAAGATTAAATTCTTCAACAAACAAGTGTCTCATTTTTAA